Proteins found in one Limanda limanda chromosome 18, fLimLim1.1, whole genome shotgun sequence genomic segment:
- the esr2a gene encoding estrogen receptor 2a — translation MAAACAERDQPLLQLQEVDSSRVRSCVLSPLLGSPPPGLSLDASQPICIPSPYAELGHDFASIPFYSPTIFSYAAPGISECPSVHPSLSPSLFWPGHGHMGPPMPVHRSQGRAQHAQPIQSPWAELTPRDSVLTNSKSVRRRSQESEDGVVSAGGKSDLHYCAVCHDYASGYHYGVWSCEGCKAFFKRSIQGHNDYICPATNQCTIDKNRRKSCQACRLRKCYEVGMTKCGMRKDHGSYRNPKTRRMTRLSSQGKASGPKAVTGPVAAAALMNELQPQALTPEQLIERIMEAEPPDIYLMGDTSGPLTEANVMMSLTNLADKELVHMITWAKKIPGFVELGLLDQVHLLECCWLEVLMMGLMWRSVDHPGKLIFSPDLSLSRDEGSCVQGFSEIFDMLIAATSRVRELKLQREEYVCLKAMILLNSNMCLSSSEGSEELQSRSKLLLLLDAVTDALVWAIAKTGLTFRQQYTRLAHLLMLLSHIRHVSNKGMDHLHCMKMKNMVPLYDLLLEMLDAHIMHSSRLPRQAPPQPECKEQGEVPARPPSGNSSSTTWTPGPPGDGGEAQ, via the exons ATGGCCGCCGCCTGTGCAGAGAGGGACCagccgctgctgcagctccaggaaGTCGACTCCAGCCGCGTGAGGAGCTGCGTCCTGTCTCCGCTCCTCGGCTCGCCCCCCCCCGGTCTGTCCCTGGACGCCAGCCAGCCCATCTGCATCCCGTCGCCGTACGCCGAGCTGGGCCACGACTTCGCCAGCATCCCCTTCTACAGCCCGACCATCTTCAGCTACGCCGCTCCCGGCATCTCCGAGTGTCCCTCCGTCCACCCGTCCCTCAGCCCGTCTCTGTTCTGGCCCGGCCACGGCCACATGGGGCCGCCCATGCCCGTGCACCGCTCCCAGGGTCGAGCCCAGCACGCCCAGCCCATCCAGAGTCCGTGGGCGGAGCTGACGCCGCGGGACAGCGTCCTGACAAACAG TAAGAGCGTGAGGAGGCGGTCCCAGGAGAGCGAGGACGGCGTGGTGTCGGCGGGCGGGAAGTCGGACCTCCACTACTGCGCCGTGTGCCACGACTACGCCTCGGGCTACCACTACGGAGTGTGGTCGTGTGAGGGCTGCAAGGCCTTCTTCAAGAGGAGCATCCAAG GACACAACGACTACATCTGCCCGGCGACCAATCAGTGCACGATCGACAAGAACCGGCGTAAGAGCTGTCAGGCCTGTCGCCTCCGGAAGTGCTACGAGGTCGGGATGACCAAGTGTG GGATGCGAAAGGACCACGGCAGCTACAGGAACCCCAAGACGAGGCGGATGACCCGTCTGTCGTCGCAGGGCAAAGCCAGCGGCCCCAAGGCTGTGACCGGgccggtggcggcggcggcgctgaTGAACGAGCTGCAGCCGCAGGCGCTGACCCCGGAGCAGCTGATCGAGCGGATAATGGAGGCGGAGCCGCCGGACATCTACCTCATGGGGGACACGAGCGGGCCGCTGACCGAGGCCAACGTCATGATGTCGCTCACCAACCTGGCCGACAAGGAGCTGGTGCACATGATCACCTGGGCCAAGAAGATTCCAG GGTTCGTGGAGCTGGGCCTGTTGGACCAGGTGCACCTGCTGGAGTGCTGCTGGCTGGAGGTGCTGATGATGGGACTGATGTGGAGGTCGGTGGACCATCCAGGGAAACTCATCTTCTCCCCGGACCTCAGCCTGAGCAG AGATGAGGGGAGCTGTGTCCAGGGCTTCTCTGAGATCTTTGACATGCTGATCGCTGCCACGTCCAGAGTGAGAGAGCTCAAGCTGCAGCGGGAGGAGTACGTCTGCCTCAAGGCCATGATCCTCCTCAACTCCA ACATGTGCCTCAGCTCGTCCGAGGGCAGCGAGGAGCTGCAGAGTCGCTccaagctgcttctccttctggACGCCGTCACGGACGCTCTGGTGTGGGCCATCGCTAAAACCGGCCTGACCTTCCGGCAGCAGTACACGCGGCTCGCTCACCTGCTCATGCTGCTCTCACACATCCGCCATGTCAG taACAAGGGCATGGACCACCTCCACTgcatgaagatgaagaacatgGTGCCTTTGTACGACTTGTTGCTGGAGATGCTGGACGCCCACATCATGCACAGCTCCCGCCTGCCGCGCCAGGCCCCCCCCCAGCCGGAGTGCAAGGAGCAGGGGGAGGTTCCCGCTCGACCCCCCTCTGGGAacagctcctccaccacctgGACTCCCGGCCCCCCTGGAGACGGAGGTGAAGCCCAGTAG